In Pedobacter sp. WC2423, the following are encoded in one genomic region:
- a CDS encoding sensor histidine kinase, translated as MAKHTKEISERTFYQHFRFFILPVVFFCFYIFIYLLNPYDPFWNVYFEQNIYTLLTEWLGVMVVCFLITESSLLIARWLDRHIPWIESPLLRFICQFFLQIISAGTVINLLLYIDHLVYPHYDSYSQSDKTFGWQVGLVSIIISTLISAIYTADFFLRKWKMSMLETSALELKAYDLNQVAMQAELQSLKAQLDPHFMFNNFSTLSSLIAENPDSALVFLDNLSKVYRYMIINLSRDIISLRDEIKFINSYIYLIKIRVSDNLQINIDIPEDYEIKGVPPITLQLLIENAIKHNVASRSRPLYINICINAEGWLEVSNNLQLVNFHIPSTRVGLKNIISRYRLLSDACPQIVENDNTFIVKLPLLEITE; from the coding sequence ATGGCTAAGCATACTAAAGAAATAAGTGAACGTACTTTTTATCAGCACTTCAGGTTTTTCATTTTACCTGTCGTCTTTTTCTGTTTTTACATTTTCATTTATCTGTTAAACCCCTACGATCCGTTCTGGAATGTTTATTTTGAACAGAATATATATACTTTGCTTACCGAGTGGCTGGGGGTAATGGTCGTTTGTTTTCTGATTACTGAATCCAGCCTCCTGATAGCCAGATGGCTGGACCGGCATATTCCATGGATAGAGTCTCCATTATTGCGTTTTATTTGCCAGTTCTTCTTACAGATTATCAGTGCAGGCACTGTCATCAATCTGCTGCTTTATATTGATCACCTGGTTTACCCGCATTATGACAGTTATTCGCAAAGTGACAAAACATTTGGCTGGCAGGTTGGCCTGGTGAGCATTATCATCAGCACCTTAATCAGTGCAATTTATACAGCCGATTTTTTTCTGCGTAAATGGAAAATGTCGATGCTCGAAACATCAGCGTTAGAACTTAAAGCTTACGATTTGAATCAAGTGGCTATGCAAGCTGAACTTCAATCACTGAAGGCACAGCTTGACCCTCATTTTATGTTTAATAACTTCAGTACCTTATCAAGTCTGATAGCTGAGAACCCTGATTCTGCACTTGTTTTCCTGGATAATCTATCCAAAGTATATCGTTACATGATCATTAATCTGAGCAGGGATATTATCTCGTTAAGGGACGAAATCAAGTTTATCAACTCTTATATTTACCTGATCAAAATCAGGGTATCTGATAATCTTCAGATTAACATCGATATTCCTGAAGATTACGAAATCAAAGGGGTACCGCCAATTACTTTACAATTACTGATAGAAAATGCCATTAAACATAATGTGGCCTCTCGTTCACGCCCACTGTATATAAATATCTGTATCAATGCAGAAGGCTGGCTTGAAGTTTCAAACAATTTGCAGCTGGTGAATTTTCATATCCCATCCACACGGGTTGGATTAAAAAATATCATCAGCCGTTACCGGTTATTATCAGATGCCTGTCCGCAGATCGTCGAGAATGATAACACATTTATAGTCAAACTACCCTTATTAGAAATAACAGAATAA
- a CDS encoding SusC/RagA family TonB-linked outer membrane protein: MKRKLLNFIVLSLLCISSAFAQNTTIKGKVTGKGDGLPIPGVSVKIKGKTTGAQTDGNGAYAISPVTPTDVIVFSAIGYATTEQTVGSKAVINALLSEDAQSLSEVVINVAYGTSKKEAITGSVAQISKKELELRPLTNVNSALSGASAGVMSSAGSGQPGASGSIRIRGFGSINASNTPLYVVDGAPYDGDLSNLNVNDIQDISILKDASASALYGSRAANGVVIVTTVKGRKGNDQLGVNITQGVSSRGVSEYDRVNAAQYYPLAWQAYKNNLVYPQSGKGMPDADARAKASSSIKGALGYNPFNVADGAVVGTDGLLNPNAKLLYDDFDWAEPLKRIGKRTDANINYSGASEKADYIMSLGYLDDKGYIQRSDYNRITGRVSVNANPLKWFKTGLNVSGNLSKSNRASGMTLNSQGTTGGTSYNNVFYFARNIGPIYPVYMHDASGALLTDSNGDKIFDQGALRPAGANGGRHVVQETLLNQDLTKINSLSARTYGEITFLKDFKFTQKLNVDVSNYSAYSYDNKLIGDGAPGGRASNTGSKTTSFTSTQVLNYNKTVEKSNFDVLLGHETYQYQYNYFTGSRNGQVLDGNTELINFTTTSDLNAYKNLYNLESYFTRVNYSYDGKYFLNGSYRRDGSSKFSPESRWGNFFSVGASWLITAENFMKSTPWVDYLKLRTSYGSVGNDRLLDADGNDIYYNYKSYYNLNYNNNKEGGLALNTLATPNLKWETNYSTDIALEYGLFKNRLRGTFEVFDRRSDNLLFNVPLPVSNGVPTVARNIGSMYNKGIEIEIGGDIIKGKAFQWAANINWTAVKNRVTKLPEETPTIIDGTTKLEVGHSRYDFWLRKWRGVDPSDGVSLYVRDKKIPVGNPAQSRTIDGVDYTTNPNNAEYGYAGTAIPKFAGSITNTFTYKEFQFSFMVNYQVGGKVYDSAYAGLMAYSRYGGALHVDALNAWKNPGDVTDVPRLDVGQSSFNNAASDRWLIDASYLAFRSATLSYNLPKALIAKADLKNARVYVGGENLFLLSKRKGLDPSYSYNGTTSAGYSPTRTITLGLNVAF; the protein is encoded by the coding sequence ATGAAAAGAAAACTACTCAATTTTATTGTGCTGAGTTTGCTATGCATAAGTTCTGCATTTGCACAAAACACAACAATAAAAGGTAAAGTTACAGGAAAAGGAGATGGCCTTCCGATTCCAGGAGTATCTGTGAAAATTAAAGGAAAAACCACAGGTGCCCAGACAGATGGAAATGGTGCTTATGCAATAAGCCCGGTTACTCCAACAGACGTGATTGTATTTTCAGCAATCGGCTATGCTACAACAGAACAAACAGTTGGGTCAAAAGCGGTAATCAATGCTTTACTAAGCGAAGATGCGCAGTCACTAAGTGAAGTGGTTATTAATGTTGCCTATGGAACTTCAAAAAAAGAGGCAATTACTGGTTCAGTGGCACAAATCAGCAAAAAAGAACTTGAATTAAGACCGTTAACTAATGTTAACAGTGCTTTATCCGGGGCTTCTGCTGGTGTAATGTCAAGTGCTGGTAGTGGACAGCCAGGCGCTTCCGGATCTATTCGTATCCGTGGTTTTGGTTCGATTAACGCTTCAAACACACCATTATACGTAGTAGATGGTGCTCCATATGATGGAGACCTTTCGAACCTGAACGTGAATGATATTCAGGATATTTCAATCTTAAAAGATGCTTCTGCATCTGCTTTATATGGATCTCGTGCAGCAAACGGTGTTGTTATTGTAACTACTGTTAAAGGTAGAAAAGGTAACGATCAGTTAGGCGTAAACATTACTCAGGGTGTAAGTTCAAGAGGTGTTTCTGAATATGACAGAGTTAATGCTGCTCAATACTATCCTTTAGCATGGCAGGCTTATAAAAATAACCTGGTATACCCACAAAGTGGAAAAGGAATGCCGGATGCTGATGCAAGAGCAAAAGCTTCTTCATCGATTAAAGGTGCATTAGGATATAATCCTTTCAATGTTGCTGACGGTGCTGTTGTAGGCACTGATGGTTTACTTAATCCAAATGCAAAACTATTGTATGATGATTTTGATTGGGCAGAACCACTAAAACGTATTGGTAAAAGAACCGATGCGAATATTAACTACAGTGGAGCTTCTGAAAAAGCAGATTATATCATGTCATTAGGTTATCTTGATGATAAAGGATACATCCAGCGTTCAGATTACAACAGAATTACTGGTCGTGTAAGCGTGAATGCAAATCCATTAAAATGGTTTAAAACGGGCTTAAATGTTTCAGGAAACTTGAGTAAGTCTAATAGAGCAAGTGGTATGACCTTAAATTCTCAGGGAACTACTGGTGGAACAAGCTATAACAACGTATTCTATTTTGCACGTAACATTGGTCCGATTTATCCTGTATATATGCATGATGCTTCAGGAGCTTTACTGACTGATAGTAATGGTGATAAGATATTTGATCAGGGAGCACTTCGCCCTGCTGGTGCAAATGGTGGAAGACACGTGGTACAAGAGACTTTATTAAATCAGGATTTAACCAAAATTAACTCGTTGAGTGCAAGAACTTACGGAGAAATTACTTTCCTTAAAGATTTTAAATTCACTCAAAAACTGAATGTAGACGTCTCGAACTACAGTGCATATTCTTATGACAATAAATTGATTGGTGACGGGGCACCTGGCGGCAGGGCATCTAATACTGGTTCAAAAACAACGTCATTCACTTCAACTCAGGTTTTAAATTATAATAAGACTGTTGAGAAAAGTAATTTTGACGTCCTTCTGGGTCATGAAACTTACCAGTATCAATATAACTATTTTACAGGATCAAGAAACGGTCAGGTTTTAGACGGAAATACAGAGTTGATCAACTTTACGACTACAAGTGATTTAAACGCTTATAAAAACCTTTATAACCTGGAATCTTACTTCACAAGAGTAAATTATAGTTATGATGGTAAGTATTTCCTGAACGGATCATACAGACGTGATGGTTCTTCTAAATTCTCACCAGAATCAAGATGGGGTAATTTCTTCTCCGTAGGTGCTTCCTGGTTAATTACTGCTGAGAACTTTATGAAAAGTACACCTTGGGTAGATTACCTGAAATTGCGTACATCTTATGGTTCTGTTGGTAACGACAGGTTACTTGATGCGGATGGAAATGATATTTATTATAACTATAAGTCATATTACAACTTAAACTACAACAACAATAAGGAAGGTGGATTAGCTTTAAATACTTTAGCAACACCTAATTTGAAATGGGAAACTAACTATTCTACTGACATAGCATTAGAATACGGTTTATTCAAAAACAGGTTACGTGGTACTTTCGAAGTATTTGACAGAAGATCAGATAATTTATTATTTAATGTTCCACTTCCGGTTTCTAATGGTGTTCCAACCGTTGCAAGAAACATTGGAAGCATGTATAACAAAGGTATTGAGATTGAAATTGGCGGAGACATCATTAAAGGAAAAGCTTTCCAATGGGCTGCTAATATCAACTGGACTGCGGTTAAAAACAGAGTGACGAAATTACCGGAAGAAACACCAACTATCATTGATGGGACTACAAAATTAGAAGTTGGTCATTCAAGATATGATTTCTGGTTGAGAAAATGGAGAGGTGTAGATCCTTCGGATGGAGTTTCATTATATGTTAGAGATAAAAAGATTCCTGTTGGTAATCCTGCACAAAGCAGAACTATTGATGGTGTAGATTATACTACTAATCCTAATAATGCTGAATACGGTTATGCTGGTACAGCTATTCCTAAATTTGCAGGTAGTATTACCAATACATTTACTTACAAAGAATTCCAATTCTCTTTCATGGTGAACTATCAGGTTGGTGGTAAAGTTTATGATTCGGCATATGCAGGTTTAATGGCCTATAGCAGATATGGCGGTGCATTACATGTTGATGCATTAAATGCCTGGAAAAATCCAGGAGATGTTACTGATGTTCCGCGTTTAGATGTAGGTCAGTCTTCTTTCAATAATGCTGCTTCAGATCGCTGGTTAATTGATGCGTCTTACCTGGCTTTCAGATCGGCTACTCTTTCTTATAACTTGCCAAAAGCTTTAATTGCTAAAGCAGACCTTAAAAATGCAAGAGTATATGTTGGTGGAGAGAACTTATTCTTATTGTCTAAACGTAAAGGTTTAGATCCAAGTTATTCTTATAATGGAACTACGTCGGCTGGTTATTCACCAACACGTACAATTACATTGGGACTAAATGTTGCATTTTAA
- a CDS encoding RagB/SusD family nutrient uptake outer membrane protein, whose product MKNIKYKFLPFLLIALTFASCKKSFLDTNPTDKADDATVFKTTDNAMAALNGIHRMLYRQFDDANQDQGGESGMKINLDMLGEDLVMTTAGNGWYNNTYKWNDHRNASSTTDKYAYKFYYTIIANANQIIAKVNGVEGEQATKDAIMAEALTYRAWAHFLLVQIYSKRYDAAGNNTQPGVPIVLATDVTAKPRGTVEGVYTQINKDIDAAIALFTTSSARANKSHFDLRVAKGIKARVALTQGLWTVAASNAAEARAASSLMTNDEYKGGFNNSANQEWIWGSKQVEDQTSYFSSFFAYMSANYNSSNIRTNPKAINKLLYDKIAATDVRKTLWDPTGADKTFPVPPSGVRKPYMNRKFLAPGATSIGDVAHMRAGEMYLIEAEALARAGQNTLAQAALYKLAVNRDPKYVLSTNTGEALINEILIQRRAELWGEGFRFTDLKRLNSALDRTNSNHTNELAQTLGEVAGDAKWQWLIPQSEINANPAIGPGGQNP is encoded by the coding sequence ATGAAAAATATAAAATATAAATTCCTTCCTTTTTTATTGATTGCATTGACCTTTGCATCATGTAAAAAGTCTTTTTTGGATACAAATCCAACAGACAAGGCGGATGATGCCACTGTATTTAAAACTACAGACAATGCAATGGCCGCTTTAAACGGTATTCACCGGATGTTGTACAGGCAGTTTGATGATGCCAACCAGGATCAGGGTGGAGAATCAGGTATGAAAATCAACCTGGATATGCTTGGAGAAGATCTGGTCATGACAACTGCTGGTAATGGCTGGTACAATAATACATACAAGTGGAATGACCACAGAAACGCTTCAAGCACAACGGACAAATATGCGTATAAGTTCTATTATACCATTATTGCAAATGCAAACCAGATCATTGCTAAAGTAAATGGAGTTGAAGGCGAACAGGCAACGAAAGATGCCATTATGGCCGAGGCATTAACTTACAGAGCATGGGCACATTTCCTATTGGTACAAATCTATTCGAAGCGTTATGATGCAGCTGGAAATAATACACAACCAGGTGTGCCTATCGTATTAGCTACTGATGTTACTGCAAAACCAAGAGGTACGGTTGAAGGTGTTTATACGCAAATCAATAAAGACATTGATGCGGCTATTGCTCTTTTTACTACAAGTTCAGCAAGAGCAAATAAATCTCACTTCGATTTAAGAGTGGCAAAAGGTATCAAAGCAAGAGTTGCTTTAACTCAGGGCTTGTGGACTGTTGCAGCTTCGAATGCTGCAGAAGCAAGAGCAGCAAGCAGTTTAATGACTAATGATGAATACAAAGGCGGGTTTAATAATAGTGCAAATCAAGAGTGGATCTGGGGAAGTAAACAAGTTGAAGATCAAACTTCTTATTTCTCTTCTTTTTTCGCTTATATGTCTGCGAATTATAACTCTTCTAACATCAGAACAAACCCTAAAGCGATTAACAAATTATTGTATGATAAAATCGCTGCAACTGACGTAAGAAAAACATTATGGGATCCGACAGGTGCGGATAAGACTTTCCCTGTTCCGCCAAGCGGAGTAAGAAAGCCATACATGAACAGAAAGTTTCTTGCCCCGGGCGCTACTAGTATTGGCGATGTGGCACATATGCGTGCTGGTGAAATGTACCTGATTGAAGCAGAAGCTTTGGCCAGAGCAGGACAAAATACTCTTGCACAAGCAGCATTGTATAAATTGGCTGTGAACAGAGATCCTAAATATGTATTGTCAACTAATACTGGTGAGGCTTTGATCAATGAGATCTTAATTCAGCGCCGCGCTGAGTTATGGGGTGAGGGATTCCGTTTTACGGATCTTAAACGTCTGAACTCTGCACTGGACAGAACTAATTCTAACCATACTAATGAGCTGGCACAAACCTTAGGTGAAGTTGCTGGTGATGCAAAATGGCAATGGTTGATCCCACAATCTGAAATCAACGCTAATCCGGCGATTGGTCCTGGTGGACAGAATCCATAA
- a CDS encoding thiamine pyrophosphokinase, translating into MSSHHIVREKQEPALYIHNLGNFEEEYLGQILEWSPTLIVNSAIYEKVLSLGLKVDVILNATGELAPQENTKSIMGPGDEYNTVLNYLISEKYPAVNIIDAQKSLSDLTFYLPKINIVLFTATDKSYAIKTGFSVWKPAGSIFLIHVVSYFEATNLMQKDEREFEVVKDGFVEFTFATEYLLLTEKI; encoded by the coding sequence ATGTCGTCGCACCATATAGTCAGAGAAAAACAGGAGCCAGCCTTATATATTCATAATCTGGGTAATTTTGAGGAAGAATATCTGGGACAAATCCTGGAATGGAGTCCTACCTTAATAGTCAACAGCGCTATTTATGAAAAAGTTCTCAGTCTGGGATTAAAAGTAGATGTGATTCTGAATGCTACCGGTGAGCTTGCTCCGCAGGAAAACACAAAGTCTATTATGGGGCCAGGTGATGAATATAATACGGTATTAAACTATCTGATTTCAGAGAAATATCCTGCGGTAAATATTATTGATGCTCAGAAATCACTATCAGACCTGACTTTTTATCTGCCTAAAATTAATATTGTTTTATTCACTGCAACAGACAAATCTTATGCGATTAAAACTGGATTTAGTGTCTGGAAGCCTGCGGGAAGTATATTTCTGATTCATGTGGTTTCTTATTTCGAAGCCACTAACCTGATGCAAAAAGACGAAAGAGAATTTGAAGTGGTGAAAGATGGTTTTGTGGAATTTACTTTCGCTACGGAATATTTGCTTTTAACAGAAAAAATATGA
- a CDS encoding N-acetyltransferase family protein: protein MITLRKAKEEDLAIIQHIGTFTYGPTYGHILDQVQIDYMLDQFYSIVALTKQLMEGHTFLIAQDGDQDLAFVSYSTTEHKEHIVAKLHKLYVLPEAHGKGLGKLLMNEVRNKAMEAGADSLELNVNRYNNAKDFYEKIGFVVKETVDIEIGNGFFMNDYVMALPLTPVKPA, encoded by the coding sequence ATGATCACACTAAGAAAAGCGAAAGAAGAAGATCTGGCAATTATCCAGCATATAGGAACTTTTACCTATGGCCCTACTTATGGCCATATTCTCGATCAGGTACAAATAGATTACATGCTTGATCAATTTTACAGTATCGTTGCTTTAACGAAACAGCTGATGGAAGGGCATACTTTTTTAATTGCTCAGGATGGAGATCAGGATCTGGCTTTTGTATCTTATTCCACAACAGAACACAAAGAACATATTGTTGCCAAATTGCATAAATTATATGTTTTGCCTGAGGCACATGGAAAAGGTCTGGGTAAGCTTTTAATGAATGAAGTGAGGAATAAAGCTATGGAAGCCGGTGCGGATAGCCTGGAATTAAATGTAAACCGTTACAATAATGCAAAAGACTTCTACGAAAAGATAGGTTTTGTGGTTAAAGAAACCGTTGACATTGAAATTGGCAACGGTTTCTTTATGAATGATTATGTGATGGCACTGCCATTGACCCCAGTAAAACCTGCTTAA
- a CDS encoding M20/M25/M40 family metallo-hydrolase produces MMKYFYYPLILLFIARTASAQDIDKIITKDYVDNLIKTLSSDDMQGRATFSPGIDKAATFIEGEFKKIGLQPLKGATGYRQTFYKYELKPVSGQVSVDGKVIAPADFAVWGNTSESLDFDNTGGDGWARLDSSKTFREQYRLLVRNKKTKLVLVDPKFTKEFKELKAYISKAAVVDEKMMHELNKFALVLVLSADTTVKNFTVSLKNKANKLPLFNVAGIIPGKSKAKELVIFSGHYDHLGIIHSADQDSIANGADDDASGTTAMIALAKYYKKLNNNERTLIFVAFTAEEIGGFGAKYFSEQLNPDEVVAMFNIEMIGKESKFGKNTAFITGYDKSDFGKILQKNLEGSAFTFHPDPYLQQNLFYRSDNATLAALGVPAHTISTDQIDIDKLYHTVKDEYSTLDTENILLTIKAIAKSAITIVKGTDTPTRIPKLTN; encoded by the coding sequence ATGATGAAATACTTTTATTACCCATTGATTTTACTTTTTATCGCCCGAACGGCATCAGCACAGGACATTGATAAAATTATTACTAAAGATTATGTAGACAACCTGATCAAAACCCTGAGTAGTGATGACATGCAGGGCAGAGCAACCTTCAGCCCCGGAATTGATAAGGCGGCAACTTTTATTGAGGGTGAATTTAAAAAAATAGGATTGCAGCCGCTAAAAGGAGCAACTGGTTACAGACAAACTTTTTATAAGTATGAGCTTAAACCGGTTTCAGGTCAGGTATCCGTTGACGGGAAAGTGATTGCGCCTGCTGATTTTGCGGTTTGGGGAAATACAAGCGAAAGCCTGGATTTTGATAATACCGGTGGAGACGGATGGGCCAGACTTGATTCCTCAAAAACCTTCAGAGAGCAGTACAGACTTCTGGTCCGTAATAAAAAAACAAAACTCGTTCTGGTAGATCCGAAATTCACCAAAGAATTTAAGGAGTTAAAAGCTTATATCTCAAAAGCAGCCGTTGTAGACGAGAAGATGATGCATGAGCTTAACAAATTTGCTTTAGTCCTGGTATTATCTGCTGACACTACGGTAAAGAACTTTACAGTATCCTTAAAAAACAAGGCTAACAAATTACCTTTATTTAATGTTGCCGGAATCATTCCCGGAAAATCAAAAGCTAAAGAATTAGTTATATTTTCGGGTCATTATGATCACCTGGGCATTATTCATTCGGCAGATCAGGACAGTATTGCAAATGGCGCAGATGATGATGCTTCTGGTACTACTGCGATGATTGCTCTTGCCAAATACTATAAGAAACTGAACAACAATGAGCGAACCCTTATTTTTGTTGCTTTTACAGCAGAAGAAATTGGCGGCTTTGGTGCAAAGTATTTCTCTGAGCAATTGAACCCTGATGAAGTTGTTGCGATGTTTAACATTGAGATGATCGGTAAAGAAAGTAAGTTTGGTAAAAATACGGCCTTCATCACTGGCTATGATAAATCTGATTTTGGAAAGATCTTGCAAAAGAACCTGGAAGGATCAGCATTTACTTTCCATCCGGATCCTTATTTACAGCAGAACCTGTTTTACAGAAGCGATAATGCTACGCTTGCCGCATTAGGTGTACCTGCTCATACGATCAGTACTGACCAGATAGATATTGATAAACTTTATCATACGGTTAAAGATGAGTATAGCACGCTCGATACTGAAAACATCTTGTTAACGATCAAAGCAATTGCTAAAAGTGCAATTACAATCGTAAAAGGAACAGATACACCAACCAGAATACCTAAATTAACTAATTAA
- a CDS encoding DUF4407 domain-containing protein, whose protein sequence is MDALSRFFWFCSGIHQPTLEKHPTEHNKYVGIGATIFFTGLFAALSGGYAMYFVFKGDTAAVLFALFFGILWGLAIFNMDRYIVSSINKNSSATKQIFQATPRILLAIMIGMVISRPLELKIFDKEIKERLKVSYLNNQRSKIDTLNKAFTNKYTIELNKLNESKTQRDSLENGIKSDRQKLNFEVFGTKTTETSGVMGYGPYAKRKEEELKQRQQNLDSLNSDVRRMERFVDGRKQFDGLLSERLYTGKQLDSLTSIAGFADRNWALGQLSFNTDGTKDTTTALAVTFIGLLFIFFECLPVFVKMMSSRGPYDRSVENLEISQIHTSEKDKDFEIEVTDGVHDTRVATTIAREKELLTKL, encoded by the coding sequence ATGGATGCTCTGTCACGTTTCTTTTGGTTTTGCTCTGGTATACACCAGCCTACATTAGAGAAGCACCCTACTGAACATAATAAATATGTCGGTATCGGCGCAACTATCTTTTTCACTGGATTATTCGCCGCTTTATCTGGTGGATATGCGATGTACTTTGTTTTTAAAGGCGACACTGCCGCTGTGCTTTTCGCCCTATTTTTCGGCATCCTCTGGGGCCTTGCTATTTTTAACATGGATCGCTATATCGTATCCAGTATCAACAAGAATTCTTCTGCTACCAAGCAGATTTTTCAGGCTACACCACGTATATTACTGGCTATTATGATCGGCATGGTCATCTCCCGTCCCCTGGAGCTTAAAATCTTTGACAAAGAGATTAAAGAGCGGCTTAAAGTAAGTTACCTGAACAACCAGCGTTCAAAAATTGATACCTTGAATAAAGCATTCACCAATAAATATACCATTGAGCTTAACAAACTGAACGAATCCAAAACACAAAGAGACTCTTTGGAAAATGGTATCAAATCTGACCGGCAAAAACTTAACTTTGAAGTCTTTGGAACCAAAACTACCGAAACATCAGGTGTGATGGGCTACGGCCCTTATGCGAAGCGAAAAGAGGAAGAACTCAAACAGCGGCAGCAAAACCTGGATTCCCTGAACTCGGATGTGAGGAGGATGGAGCGTTTTGTAGACGGCAGAAAGCAGTTTGATGGCTTATTATCGGAGCGGCTTTACACAGGCAAGCAGTTAGACAGTCTAACCAGTATTGCCGGTTTTGCTGATCGTAACTGGGCATTAGGCCAGTTGAGTTTTAATACAGATGGTACAAAAGATACTACAACTGCCTTAGCGGTCACTTTTATCGGCTTGTTATTTATCTTTTTTGAATGCCTGCCGGTATTTGTAAAAATGATGAGTTCCAGAGGCCCGTATGACAGGTCTGTAGAAAATCTGGAGATCAGCCAGATCCATACTTCTGAAAAGGACAAAGACTTTGAAATCGAAGTTACCGATGGTGTACATGATACCAGGGTAGCGACAACTATTGCAAGAGAAAAAGAACTATTAACTAAATTATGA
- a CDS encoding rhodanese-like domain-containing protein yields the protein MKEISVEELKQKIDNKEDFQLIDVRETFEYDTSNLNGENIPLGGILIEVEKIATDKPVIMQCRSGKRSAAAVMQLEQLHGFTNLYNLKGGILAWQAAFDPGMPVY from the coding sequence ATGAAAGAAATTAGCGTAGAAGAATTAAAACAAAAAATAGATAACAAGGAAGATTTTCAACTGATTGATGTAAGAGAAACTTTCGAATACGATACTTCAAACCTGAACGGAGAGAATATTCCTTTGGGCGGGATTTTGATTGAAGTAGAGAAAATTGCCACCGATAAACCGGTAATTATGCAATGCAGAAGTGGTAAACGCAGCGCAGCAGCAGTAATGCAATTGGAGCAGCTGCATGGTTTTACAAACCTTTACAATTTAAAAGGCGGTATCCTGGCATGGCAGGCTGCATTTGATCCTGGAATGCCAGTTTACTAA
- a CDS encoding DUF6358 family protein, whose translation MKKQIALNTFYTLGIVISVIGLKWAFQNANYPVVGLLIATGLFFIYLKIKIVKEVRAGIKEKQNIVNNSSVKEETN comes from the coding sequence ATGAAGAAACAAATCGCATTAAATACGTTTTATACCCTGGGTATTGTAATTTCTGTAATCGGCCTTAAATGGGCTTTCCAGAATGCAAATTATCCGGTTGTTGGCTTGTTAATCGCCACAGGTTTATTTTTCATTTACCTGAAGATTAAGATTGTCAAAGAAGTAAGAGCTGGTATCAAAGAAAAACAAAATATCGTAAATAATTCTTCTGTTAAGGAAGAAACAAACTAG